The genomic window TGTCAAAGTAATACGCCAATTTTGTTCTTAATAATTTAAATAAACTAAAATTAGTATTCACTTGTACAATTTATTGCTTCTTTCCCATATTTGTGGATGTCAACATCCACAGTAAAAATCAATCCTTTAGGGACTATTTTGCACAGCTCCGGTATAATAGCTTCAATTTTTGAGGAGCAATCTATTGTTTCGATAACCATGGGTAAATCGGAAGACAGCTCCAGTATTTTGGCGCTTTTGAGTACTTTATCCTGACCATAGCCCAGAACACCTCGGGAAACTGTTGCTCCGCCGATTCCTTTTTCTCTTAACCAATAAACGAGATACTGATAGAGTGTTTTGTTTTCAAATTTTTCACTCTCACCGACATAAATCTTCAATAATTTCCCTTTTTCCAACATGATTTGTCCTCCAGTCTTAAATAAGGCGGGCGAGGCCCATACCTAGAAATACACCAAAGAAACCGATGATAATACTAACCAGTGTATAAATGCCAGCGGTCAAAATATTACCATCCTTGATCAGC from Dehalobacter sp. includes these protein-coding regions:
- a CDS encoding DUF190 domain-containing protein, which encodes MLEKGKLLKIYVGESEKFENKTLYQYLVYWLREKGIGGATVSRGVLGYGQDKVLKSAKILELSSDLPMVIETIDCSSKIEAIIPELCKIVPKGLIFTVDVDIHKYGKEAINCTSEY